From a region of the Vaginimicrobium propionicum genome:
- a CDS encoding GntR family transcriptional regulator gives MECNEARTELPAGLTLTEEVRWILLNRIKNGFYAPGQKLPSEIDLASELGVSVAPIRAAFSQLVSAGLINRRSGSGTYASQEPLQHQLSTWVSFTQELRRLEIDFATKVERYKQVDEIPSRVLARFPYLADASAMQLERTVEFDDRVRIFTRSWFRSDWMEKIPDLEYFSDGNSLYSWFRNQGKRVVFAETNLQVTFMDDELAERFGSEWGTPVVLLEGAAYTRNGQIEYSETYYDHTSFTFTATYATRTGTN, from the coding sequence ATGGAGTGCAATGAAGCGCGAACCGAGCTGCCGGCTGGCCTAACTCTTACAGAAGAGGTCAGGTGGATCTTGCTTAACCGGATAAAGAATGGCTTTTACGCACCAGGGCAAAAACTTCCAAGTGAGATTGATCTGGCTAGTGAGTTAGGTGTTAGTGTTGCGCCTATTCGTGCGGCTTTTTCGCAGCTTGTTTCTGCAGGGCTGATAAATCGACGTTCTGGAAGTGGGACTTATGCTAGCCAAGAGCCGCTTCAACATCAGCTATCTACGTGGGTATCTTTCACACAGGAGCTACGAAGACTAGAAATTGATTTTGCTACGAAGGTTGAACGGTATAAACAAGTTGATGAAATCCCTTCTCGTGTTTTGGCTCGTTTCCCTTATTTAGCTGATGCTTCTGCAATGCAACTTGAACGAACAGTCGAATTTGATGATCGAGTTCGGATTTTCACTCGTTCCTGGTTTAGAAGCGATTGGATGGAAAAGATCCCGGATCTGGAGTATTTCTCTGATGGGAACTCGCTGTATTCGTGGTTTAGAAATCAAGGCAAACGCGTAGTATTTGCGGAAACTAATTTGCAAGTTACTTTTATGGACGATGAGCTTGCGGAACGCTTCGGATCGGAATGGGGTACCCCCGTAGTGCTGCTTGAGGGAGCTGCATATACGCGTAATGGTCAAATTGAATATTCAGAAACTTATTACGACCATACCTCTTTCACTTTCACTGCAACTTACGCGACTAGAACAGGAACTAATTGA
- a CDS encoding ADP-ribosylglycohydrolase family protein, translating to MDEMLNARVLGGMYGAVIGDALGAITETLSMRQIRELYGWLDDFQPLKTQPYGQDRVPGEITDDASLVLAMAAVAHSEDFTIDMAIKGVQAWASDERYSRYAGPSTKRALALILRGCDPLEAGKGDVTSFTGASNGGAMKVAPAGWMAPNDIEKAVRNAAAMCGPTHNTNLAIAGASAIAAACSAALDESPTVESVTAAAINGAEKGARIGLRQGREVAGPDVALRIRQALDLIDVEEPNASLERLANRIGCGLATSESVPVAIAIFALSQGDGRLCAIYSANVSDDTDTVGCMATAIGGTFSGANVFPLRWRKLVSAANHIDVEKLTKQFIERTQNA from the coding sequence ATGGATGAAATGCTAAACGCTCGCGTTCTCGGCGGGATGTATGGAGCGGTTATTGGAGACGCGCTCGGCGCAATTACTGAAACTCTGTCTATGCGGCAGATTAGAGAACTATACGGATGGCTGGATGATTTTCAGCCCCTTAAAACTCAGCCTTATGGGCAAGATAGGGTTCCGGGAGAAATAACAGACGATGCGTCTCTTGTGTTAGCAATGGCTGCTGTGGCTCATTCTGAGGATTTCACAATAGATATGGCAATCAAGGGAGTGCAGGCTTGGGCTTCTGATGAGCGGTATTCACGTTATGCGGGTCCCAGTACAAAGCGTGCTCTGGCTTTAATTTTAAGAGGGTGTGACCCGCTCGAGGCGGGCAAAGGTGATGTTACATCATTTACGGGTGCCAGTAATGGGGGCGCCATGAAAGTTGCTCCAGCTGGATGGATGGCACCTAACGATATTGAAAAGGCTGTAAGAAATGCTGCCGCTATGTGCGGCCCTACTCACAACACAAATTTGGCCATTGCGGGGGCATCTGCCATTGCGGCGGCTTGCAGCGCAGCTCTAGATGAGTCACCAACGGTTGAAAGTGTAACTGCAGCAGCTATCAACGGTGCAGAAAAAGGCGCGCGGATAGGTTTAAGACAAGGGAGAGAAGTCGCAGGGCCGGACGTAGCGTTGCGTATTCGTCAAGCCTTGGATCTCATTGATGTTGAAGAACCCAATGCTTCACTCGAGCGACTTGCAAATCGTATTGGATGTGGGCTGGCAACATCTGAGTCAGTTCCAGTTGCGATTGCGATATTCGCGCTCTCCCAAGGAGATGGGCGGCTATGTGCCATTTATTCCGCAAATGTCAGTGATGATACCGACACTGTGGGGTGTATGGCCACTGCAATTGGCGGAACGTTTAGCGGTGCAAACGTATTTCCGTTGCGATGGAGAAAACTTGTTAGCGCCGCAAACCACATAGACGTGGAAAAACTGACTAAACAGTTCATTGAAAGGACACAGAATGCGTAA
- a CDS encoding BMP family ABC transporter substrate-binding protein produces MRKFVKAILVVSLAVFLASCGSTGSGETPADSKEGSTVLIMNQPAGNPFADLVYAGMVKAAEEKGISSQQVPGVQAGAYEQQLRSAAEAGNNPIAVLWDDLGNAVARVAPDYPDTKFLVIDSAVDPKLPNVQTVLIDSSQSSYLAGVVAAHLTESKKVGFVGGQDMGVVNEWACGFKAGIEKIDSSVSLTVNYAGTFTDPQKGKQIANAMAGDGIDVIFQAANQTGLGVINGAADRGIKAIGSDSWQGDVASGSVPWSALKDAGAATYTSILKVLDGKFESGLFVYDSTQGAPLYDSRDYDALAPEVKAEVDNIESQLRDGTITLSCR; encoded by the coding sequence ATGCGTAAGTTCGTCAAGGCTATCTTGGTAGTCTCGCTCGCAGTATTTCTTGCCAGTTGTGGTTCAACTGGTTCTGGTGAAACCCCGGCTGATTCGAAAGAAGGCAGCACGGTTTTAATCATGAACCAACCTGCCGGGAATCCATTTGCGGATTTAGTTTATGCCGGAATGGTCAAGGCGGCCGAAGAAAAAGGCATCAGTTCCCAGCAAGTGCCGGGTGTTCAGGCCGGCGCCTATGAGCAGCAGCTGCGAAGTGCTGCTGAAGCAGGCAACAACCCTATTGCTGTCTTATGGGATGATTTAGGAAATGCTGTTGCTCGTGTTGCCCCAGATTATCCTGATACAAAGTTTCTTGTCATTGATTCAGCAGTTGATCCGAAACTTCCGAATGTCCAGACTGTCTTGATCGACTCCTCCCAATCTTCCTATCTGGCCGGGGTAGTTGCAGCGCACCTAACGGAATCCAAAAAAGTCGGTTTTGTTGGGGGGCAAGATATGGGAGTTGTAAATGAGTGGGCCTGCGGTTTTAAGGCAGGTATTGAAAAAATTGATTCTTCTGTGTCTCTCACCGTCAATTACGCTGGGACTTTTACTGATCCTCAGAAAGGCAAGCAAATCGCTAATGCGATGGCCGGGGATGGTATAGACGTTATTTTCCAAGCCGCAAACCAGACTGGATTGGGCGTAATAAATGGCGCTGCTGATCGTGGCATCAAAGCAATTGGGTCTGATTCTTGGCAAGGTGATGTCGCTTCAGGGTCTGTACCGTGGTCGGCACTTAAAGATGCGGGAGCAGCTACATATACATCCATCCTCAAGGTTTTAGACGGCAAATTTGAGAGTGGTTTGTTCGTGTATGACTCAACTCAAGGGGCTCCCTTGTATGACTCTCGCGACTATGATGCTTTAGCTCCTGAGGTGAAAGCTGAGGTAGATAACATTGAATCTCAGCTTCGCGACGGTACCATTACTCTTTCTTGCCGGTAG
- a CDS encoding ABC transporter ATP-binding protein: MDEIRLENISKRFGSIQAVDDVSVVISPGTVTAVVGENGAGKSTLVKILAGVVELDSGHIYRGDRSLSITSARVAALQGIGMVFQEMALVPDLTVWENVCLGWETTSRGKLARKEIINRVKSVSEEFGLSIRPDVRVRDLPVSLRQRVEILKVLYRDVDTIILDEPTGILTPQEAESLFAAIDTLRAAGKAVVFISHKLNEVLRLADVIYVMRRGKLVAKTEPGDLTPRDLAKLMLGEELPVIEKEKSKLGATAIRLDDIHIRNSEGNKILGPFNLDLRFGEVFGVAGVAGSGQDELVSVITGMEKPDSGEISIADKSGVLIPYPWANGSTPRRLRDLGLRSSPSDRNEEATVASKPLWFSAVGVDYDKPGFYNRGFFDVEAARKHTRSLIERGKVKADGPDVLPSSLSGGNLQKFIVARDLGARPRVSVLEEPTRGIDIGSAVRIRSQIRQAAEAGDLCVLVSSDLDEIFQVSDRIAVFCNGRLVGVYEADSVTVEDIGAAMTGLVQS; this comes from the coding sequence GTGGACGAAATCCGGCTTGAGAATATCTCGAAGCGGTTCGGATCGATCCAGGCGGTTGACGATGTCAGCGTCGTTATTTCACCGGGCACTGTGACAGCCGTGGTTGGTGAAAATGGCGCTGGCAAGTCAACTTTGGTGAAAATTCTTGCAGGCGTTGTGGAATTGGATTCGGGACATATATACCGAGGAGATCGCTCTCTAAGTATAACTAGCGCGAGGGTTGCTGCTCTACAAGGAATCGGAATGGTATTCCAGGAGATGGCGCTAGTTCCTGACTTGACGGTTTGGGAAAACGTGTGCCTTGGCTGGGAGACCACGAGTAGAGGAAAGCTTGCTCGAAAAGAGATTATTAATCGAGTGAAGTCAGTCTCGGAAGAATTTGGCTTGTCAATCCGACCTGACGTCAGAGTAAGAGATCTTCCTGTTAGTTTGCGTCAGCGAGTAGAGATATTGAAGGTTCTATATCGTGATGTTGACACAATTATTTTAGATGAGCCGACTGGAATTCTTACGCCACAAGAAGCTGAGTCATTATTTGCTGCGATAGATACTCTTCGGGCTGCTGGTAAGGCTGTTGTTTTTATTTCACATAAGTTAAATGAAGTTCTGCGCTTAGCTGATGTGATCTATGTTATGCGTCGTGGAAAATTGGTTGCTAAAACCGAGCCAGGTGATTTAACTCCACGGGATTTAGCCAAGCTCATGCTCGGCGAGGAACTCCCCGTTATTGAAAAAGAAAAATCAAAGCTTGGAGCAACCGCCATTCGTCTTGACGATATTCATATCCGCAACAGTGAAGGAAATAAAATTCTGGGTCCTTTTAATTTAGATCTCAGGTTTGGTGAAGTTTTCGGTGTGGCAGGTGTTGCTGGTTCCGGGCAGGATGAGTTGGTTTCTGTTATCACTGGAATGGAGAAACCAGATAGCGGAGAGATTAGCATCGCGGATAAATCCGGGGTGTTGATTCCCTATCCTTGGGCTAACGGTTCCACCCCCCGCAGGTTGAGGGATTTAGGTTTAAGAAGTTCCCCCTCAGATCGGAATGAAGAAGCTACTGTCGCATCTAAACCTCTTTGGTTTTCTGCAGTGGGAGTCGATTATGACAAACCAGGTTTTTACAACCGCGGGTTTTTCGATGTTGAAGCTGCAAGAAAACACACGCGTAGTTTAATAGAACGAGGAAAAGTTAAGGCCGATGGTCCTGACGTTCTTCCTTCCTCTCTATCAGGAGGAAATTTGCAAAAATTTATCGTTGCTCGTGACCTCGGAGCTAGGCCACGCGTATCTGTTCTTGAGGAACCTACGCGCGGAATAGATATCGGAAGCGCTGTCCGTATTCGTTCCCAAATTCGTCAAGCTGCTGAAGCGGGGGATTTGTGCGTATTGGTTTCCAGTGATTTGGACGAGATATTTCAAGTCAGTGATCGTATCGCGGTCTTTTGCAATGGGCGACTTGTTGGAGTATACGAAGCCGATTCAGTCACTGTAGAAGATATCGGCGCTGCTATGACAGGACTGGTTCAATCATGA
- a CDS encoding ABC transporter permease gives MKLISHPWLTVTARYLLGFIVGLTVTLLIVFANGEDPLHFVSVVTDASFASGTSALNWIRWTAPILLSAVAYIIPARAGIFNCGVEGEIIVGALCAAIVGAAIPFGGLPGLVVTALAGAIFGMLYALIPALLFVYYRISEIVTTLMLNYIAVLLCNLTVRQFFLAHNADGSESITVTSTPVRRDIMFGLFTPGSSANWSIAVVAVITVIAGVWMLKTRTGYELSAVGESPGYARQIGVDFQSTQLRAFLLSGLIAGLVGSFEVQGVLSQYIDGAFTNMGWNGLLAGVIAMNNPIGTVAASLFLGLLENSKLAVAQFTGVSPYMIQFLAATLILVFAIDPARKLIADLKRRIIRHAHQ, from the coding sequence ATGAAGTTAATAAGCCACCCCTGGTTGACAGTAACGGCTCGTTATCTTTTAGGTTTTATTGTTGGCTTAACAGTAACACTTCTGATTGTCTTCGCTAATGGAGAAGACCCGTTACATTTTGTTTCTGTTGTGACTGACGCATCATTTGCAAGTGGGACTTCGGCCTTGAACTGGATACGGTGGACAGCACCGATTTTGCTGTCAGCAGTCGCATACATTATTCCAGCGCGCGCGGGTATTTTCAATTGCGGGGTTGAAGGTGAAATAATCGTGGGTGCACTTTGCGCTGCAATTGTTGGAGCCGCGATCCCATTCGGAGGGCTCCCTGGCCTTGTTGTAACAGCTCTGGCTGGAGCGATTTTTGGTATGCTCTACGCTCTTATACCCGCGCTTCTTTTTGTTTATTATCGGATTAGTGAGATCGTTACAACGCTTATGCTTAATTACATTGCAGTTTTGCTTTGTAATCTGACTGTTAGACAATTTTTTCTTGCCCACAATGCTGACGGAAGTGAAAGTATAACTGTCACAAGCACACCTGTAAGACGCGACATAATGTTCGGTCTATTTACGCCTGGTTCCTCCGCGAATTGGTCAATTGCTGTTGTCGCTGTCATAACAGTGATTGCCGGTGTCTGGATGCTAAAGACGAGGACGGGCTATGAATTAAGCGCCGTAGGAGAAAGCCCAGGGTATGCAAGGCAGATTGGTGTCGATTTCCAGAGCACCCAGTTACGTGCCTTTTTGCTCTCTGGATTAATAGCAGGGTTGGTTGGCTCTTTCGAAGTTCAAGGTGTGTTGTCTCAGTATATTGATGGCGCATTCACCAACATGGGTTGGAATGGTCTTCTCGCAGGCGTTATTGCAATGAACAACCCCATTGGCACTGTGGCTGCCTCCCTATTTCTGGGATTGCTTGAAAACAGTAAACTTGCAGTTGCACAGTTTACAGGGGTTTCTCCCTACATGATCCAGTTCCTTGCGGCAACGCTAATCTTGGTTTTCGCTATTGATCCGGCTAGGAAATTGATCGCAGATTTAAAACGAAGGATTATTCGACATGCTCACCAGTGA
- a CDS encoding ABC transporter permease has product MLTSETIYFVLVAGLQSAVPLVIAAIGGSFASQVGVFNLGLEGMMIAGAFGSFAIAHATGSVWLGLIGGILAGVLVAAIFAMSTVYFHADEVVTGFLINLAMLALTAVLLTAFFSASGQLVSTNFTSLPKFGRFDIMMVVAFIVVIVAQWETYHTRFGLRMRAVGGNADAAEAVGVHPDRTRLYALLACGALAGMAGAYLPLSGLHMFTINMTAGTGYIAVAAVLFGVGRPGSVSVAALLFGFMGAVAVPLQRLDMPSEFALILPYLATLIAVSLKGILVFKRSHGVNELVSV; this is encoded by the coding sequence ATGCTCACCAGTGAAACAATTTATTTTGTTTTGGTTGCTGGATTGCAGAGCGCAGTTCCGCTTGTTATAGCTGCCATAGGTGGCTCCTTTGCCAGCCAAGTTGGAGTTTTTAATCTTGGCCTGGAAGGAATGATGATAGCCGGTGCATTTGGGTCATTTGCGATTGCACATGCCACAGGGAGCGTCTGGCTTGGTCTTATTGGCGGGATATTAGCAGGCGTGTTGGTGGCCGCGATTTTTGCCATGAGTACGGTTTACTTTCACGCAGATGAAGTAGTAACTGGTTTTCTCATTAACCTTGCGATGCTGGCTCTTACTGCAGTCTTATTAACAGCATTCTTTTCAGCTTCAGGACAGTTGGTGTCAACTAACTTTACGAGTCTCCCGAAATTTGGACGTTTCGATATCATGATGGTGGTCGCATTTATTGTGGTGATCGTTGCACAGTGGGAAACTTATCACACGCGTTTCGGATTGCGTATGCGCGCCGTTGGCGGTAATGCAGATGCGGCAGAGGCAGTTGGTGTTCATCCTGACCGAACACGTCTTTATGCTCTTCTCGCCTGCGGTGCATTAGCGGGTATGGCGGGAGCGTATTTACCGCTCTCCGGATTGCATATGTTTACGATAAATATGACGGCGGGAACCGGTTATATTGCAGTTGCTGCCGTACTTTTTGGAGTTGGACGACCTGGTTCTGTCTCTGTTGCTGCTCTACTGTTTGGTTTTATGGGGGCGGTAGCGGTGCCTTTACAGCGTTTAGATATGCCGTCTGAGTTCGCTTTGATTTTGCCCTACTTGGCGACCTTAATAGCGGTGTCGCTGAAAGGCATACTGGTATTTAAACGTAGCCATGGCGTGAATGAGCTGGTGAGCGTGTGA
- a CDS encoding PfkB family carbohydrate kinase, translating to MINSIVVWLELPCVDYTFFTSASLSPGAKILVDRTTVLGGGVGGNYAAALRLLQVNTTAVGLGTSNVIGKLDYQDLRHRGVRVIEIPPGSGSIDPIVCTIIVPENTDRTILINYPELTERDRVALRLGFRKAICEAGDLEKVGVYLGVLRADPAASLAELSKRPNLVACTLETSDWPIDETVSALAWMDTVFVAEETYESHEAEIVSWQKQYDFDLIVTFGSKGSRLERRDGIVEAYDAASLSSQVVDTSGSGDCFAAIYCAYAWSGCSYSQAMNAAAEAAGQHVTKYGARVSPDLKVPKIPVKGETL from the coding sequence GTGATTAATTCGATTGTAGTTTGGCTTGAATTGCCGTGTGTCGATTATACTTTTTTCACGAGCGCATCTCTTAGCCCCGGTGCAAAAATTCTTGTTGACCGAACAACAGTTTTAGGTGGCGGTGTAGGAGGAAATTACGCAGCCGCACTCCGCCTACTTCAAGTAAATACTACGGCGGTTGGGCTCGGTACCTCCAACGTTATTGGGAAATTAGACTACCAAGATCTACGTCATCGCGGAGTGCGAGTGATTGAGATCCCGCCTGGATCTGGATCAATTGACCCTATTGTTTGTACGATAATTGTTCCTGAAAATACCGATCGAACAATTCTTATTAATTATCCAGAATTGACTGAGCGGGATCGTGTTGCTTTGCGATTGGGGTTTAGAAAAGCCATATGTGAAGCGGGTGATCTGGAGAAGGTCGGGGTTTATCTAGGAGTGCTTCGCGCTGATCCAGCGGCATCGCTAGCGGAATTGAGCAAGCGTCCAAATTTAGTGGCCTGCACACTGGAAACGTCCGATTGGCCTATAGATGAGACAGTTTCGGCCTTAGCCTGGATGGATACAGTTTTTGTTGCTGAAGAAACTTATGAAAGTCATGAAGCCGAAATTGTTTCATGGCAGAAACAGTACGATTTTGACTTGATTGTGACGTTTGGTTCGAAAGGTTCCAGACTTGAACGAAGGGACGGCATAGTTGAAGCTTACGATGCTGCCTCCCTTTCATCCCAAGTTGTAGATACGTCCGGATCTGGAGATTGCTTTGCGGCGATCTATTGCGCGTATGCCTGGAGTGGATGCTCGTATTCACAAGCAATGAATGCCGCCGCAGAAGCGGCTGGCCAGCATGTCACGAAATACGGCGCTCGAGTTTCGCCGGATCTGAAAGTGCCCAAAATACCGGTTAAAGGCGAAACATTATGA
- a CDS encoding ureidoglycolate lyase — protein sequence MRSILAKSLDSASFAPFGRYWSKSEVRSGNGYSFSSTLFPEFRGGEDEEPSLGVTTGDALDTPCISMERHFHTSETLFTICAPVVLCVAPSGGDSPRAELVQAFLLVPGELVRLNRGVWHDACRGLTESVTYGWLADCRAPLDPWVEVVGGPLRVVVNQTAQ from the coding sequence ATGAGAAGCATTTTAGCAAAATCACTAGACTCCGCTTCTTTTGCTCCATTTGGAAGATATTGGTCAAAGTCGGAGGTTCGTTCAGGAAATGGTTATTCATTTTCAAGTACTCTTTTTCCAGAATTTCGAGGAGGGGAAGATGAGGAACCCTCTTTAGGGGTAACTACCGGGGATGCATTGGATACCCCGTGTATCTCCATGGAACGGCATTTTCACACATCGGAGACTCTTTTCACCATCTGTGCGCCCGTAGTTCTGTGTGTAGCACCCTCAGGAGGAGATTCACCACGGGCAGAGTTAGTGCAGGCATTCTTGCTGGTGCCGGGGGAATTGGTGCGGCTCAACCGTGGAGTTTGGCATGATGCTTGTCGGGGTCTGACTGAGTCCGTAACATACGGTTGGTTAGCAGACTGCAGGGCGCCGCTGGATCCATGGGTTGAGGTCGTTGGAGGTCCTCTCAGAGTTGTTGTCAATCAAACAGCTCAATAA
- a CDS encoding metallophosphoesterase → MIPPSGKYPRVRSTVRLDMPPIPQLELDLSVPFVATDLEVSTITPSSAVITWITRRRSKLGKLIPAPVGTGTQLKIGTSKTNLKLVHDDPKPVAFHRVFIKGLEPGRRYFFAARSGGIGPSPNLHVTRKAGSVERTFSFVTLVPPPGRYLTSLVLANDIHVGETRQGINLGPWLPTSVAAANDAYYPETMFRAMLDELDERGHPLLLLAGDLTYNGTDPETERFIQIADSYGRQGTDWLAVRGNHDWPRGNDPLSKILPYQKLQTMEHSSGLGITGIDTTYKSGGGRISNSQFDELHDVLSKDPDRPTLSFGHHPVTQDAVKSWPGGQTFMLRRADRLRLQRMHRSCPGVFLHFSGHTHRMRRNQPDTMGAHTAYLENAAVAAYPGGYSMLHLFEGGYLVNFWRTSAPQALAWTYRSRWQMMGLGPHLTLGKTVDRNHVGYVDLSGLRPTNAIPEELDI, encoded by the coding sequence GTGATTCCACCTTCTGGCAAGTATCCAAGAGTTCGCTCTACAGTGCGCTTGGATATGCCTCCTATCCCCCAGCTTGAGCTAGATTTATCTGTCCCATTCGTGGCAACGGATCTGGAAGTTAGCACTATCACCCCTAGTAGCGCCGTAATTACTTGGATCACTCGACGACGTTCTAAGTTAGGCAAATTGATTCCTGCTCCGGTGGGTACCGGCACCCAATTAAAGATTGGTACGTCAAAGACCAATCTGAAACTTGTTCACGACGACCCGAAGCCCGTAGCTTTCCATCGAGTATTCATTAAGGGTCTTGAGCCTGGACGAAGATATTTTTTTGCGGCGCGTTCTGGAGGCATAGGACCTTCCCCTAATCTGCATGTGACCCGCAAGGCCGGAAGCGTAGAACGCACCTTCTCTTTCGTCACATTGGTACCCCCGCCGGGACGCTACCTAACCTCGCTGGTATTGGCTAACGATATTCACGTTGGCGAGACTCGCCAAGGCATAAACCTAGGGCCTTGGCTACCAACATCTGTGGCGGCAGCTAACGACGCCTACTATCCGGAAACAATGTTTCGCGCCATGCTTGACGAGCTGGACGAGAGAGGGCACCCGCTATTGCTACTGGCTGGCGACCTGACCTATAACGGCACTGATCCAGAAACCGAACGCTTTATTCAAATCGCTGACTCGTATGGACGTCAAGGCACGGATTGGTTGGCGGTACGTGGCAACCATGACTGGCCTAGAGGTAACGACCCTTTGTCAAAGATATTGCCCTACCAAAAGCTACAAACCATGGAGCACAGCAGCGGGCTTGGAATCACGGGCATAGATACGACTTATAAATCGGGCGGCGGACGAATTAGCAACAGCCAATTTGACGAGCTCCATGACGTGTTGTCTAAAGACCCCGACAGACCTACTCTTTCATTCGGGCACCATCCGGTCACCCAAGACGCAGTGAAATCTTGGCCAGGCGGGCAAACATTTATGCTCAGACGCGCTGACCGGCTTCGCCTGCAACGGATGCACAGATCCTGTCCTGGGGTTTTCTTACATTTTTCTGGGCATACGCATCGAATGCGCCGAAACCAACCTGACACCATGGGCGCGCACACCGCTTATCTAGAAAATGCTGCAGTAGCTGCTTACCCTGGAGGATATTCAATGCTGCACCTTTTTGAGGGTGGATACTTGGTGAACTTTTGGCGCACCTCTGCTCCTCAAGCATTGGCTTGGACTTACCGCAGCCGTTGGCAGATGATGGGACTTGGCCCCCACCTAACCCTTGGCAAGACTGTAGATCGCAATCACGTAGGTTACGTTGACTTGTCTGGTTTGAGACCAACAAATGCTATCCCAGAAGAATTGGATATTTAA
- the tgt gene encoding tRNA guanosine(34) transglycosylase Tgt, with translation MADHPNPSDFSYQVTSTLPNGLGRTGVITTPHGTISTPAFIVVGTKASVKATLPEAVANLGGQAVLANAFHLYLQPGSDIVDEAGGLAKFMNWSGPTFTDSGGFQVMSLGVGFKKVLAMDVSNMRSDDVIAAGRTRQAHVDEEGVTFKSPLNGSLHRFTPEVSMRVQHQLGADIMFAFDELTTLYNTRAYQESSLARTQRWAQRCLKAHHELTLERAKPYQGLFGVVQGAQYEDLRRKACRDLANTSYEGWTFDGFGLGGALEKQRLGEIVTWMCEELPVNKPRHLLGISEPDDLFAACEVGVDTFDCVNPSRVARNAAIYTADGRYNVTNSRFRRDFTELADGCDCYTCTHYTRAYLHHLFKAKELLAYTLATIHNERFTVKLVDDIRVTMQTGDFYAFRDEFLGRFYAQK, from the coding sequence ATGGCAGATCATCCGAATCCGAGCGATTTTAGTTACCAAGTAACGTCTACATTGCCTAATGGTTTAGGGCGAACCGGAGTGATAACTACGCCTCACGGGACAATTTCGACGCCAGCATTCATCGTTGTTGGTACCAAAGCAAGTGTAAAAGCTACCCTGCCCGAAGCCGTCGCTAATCTCGGTGGTCAAGCAGTGCTTGCCAATGCTTTTCATCTTTACCTGCAGCCAGGCTCGGATATCGTCGACGAGGCCGGCGGATTAGCAAAATTCATGAATTGGTCAGGTCCGACCTTTACTGACTCTGGCGGTTTCCAAGTCATGAGCCTTGGGGTTGGTTTCAAAAAAGTCCTTGCCATGGACGTATCGAACATGCGAAGTGATGACGTCATCGCCGCGGGAAGAACTCGTCAAGCCCATGTTGATGAGGAGGGGGTAACATTCAAGTCGCCGCTAAACGGCAGCTTGCACCGTTTCACCCCTGAAGTTTCGATGCGGGTTCAGCACCAGCTTGGTGCCGATATCATGTTTGCTTTTGACGAATTGACCACCCTGTATAACACGCGCGCATATCAAGAGAGCTCTCTAGCAAGGACGCAGCGTTGGGCGCAACGTTGTCTGAAGGCTCACCACGAACTAACGCTTGAACGCGCCAAGCCATACCAAGGGCTATTTGGGGTTGTGCAAGGTGCCCAATATGAGGATTTACGTCGCAAAGCTTGCCGTGATTTAGCCAACACCTCCTATGAAGGGTGGACTTTTGACGGCTTCGGGTTAGGTGGTGCTTTAGAAAAACAACGGCTAGGCGAAATCGTCACTTGGATGTGTGAGGAACTGCCCGTCAATAAGCCTCGGCATTTATTGGGTATATCAGAGCCAGATGACCTTTTTGCAGCCTGCGAAGTTGGAGTGGACACCTTCGATTGTGTTAACCCTTCGCGGGTTGCCAGAAATGCCGCGATTTATACGGCGGATGGTCGCTACAACGTGACTAATTCCCGATTTAGGCGTGATTTTACCGAGTTGGCCGACGGTTGTGACTGCTACACCTGCACCCATTACACTCGTGCCTATCTGCACCACCTATTCAAAGCGAAAGAGTTATTGGCTTACACGCTGGCTACCATTCACAACGAGAGATTTACCGTGAAATTGGTTGATGATATTCGAGTCACTATGCAAACAGGCGATTTCTACGCATTTCGAGATGAATTTCTCGGGCGGTTTTACGCCCAAAAGTGA